From the genome of Geoglobus ahangari, one region includes:
- a CDS encoding CDC48 family AAA ATPase — protein MEEITLKVNQAYPSDSGRGIARLDPETMFRLNISPGDIIEIEGRRKTVAKVWRAPKKDWGKGIIRIDRFIRENAGVSIGDTVKIRKADYKIAKQVIFAPLKKLDFRILGGDVEGYLKHQFLKRPVVEGDIVPVLGTAFSFGRQPQQAVLLAVVKTEPKGAVIIDEITKIVFRDKPVKGFERFGRGGVTYEDIGGLKKELQKVREVIELPLKYPELFKRLGIDPPKGVLLHGPPGTGKTLIAKAVANEIGASFFTINGPEIMSKFYGESEQRLREIFEEAKENSPSIIFIDEIDAIAPRRDEVTGEVERRVVAQLLTLMDGLEERGQVIVIGATNRIEAVDPALRRPGRFDREIEIGVPDREGRFEILQIHTRNMPLEPDYSLEFVIPALESLRESLRENGDVRWRDIDFFMEEVRDMEKADEIRKAVENMLPSDLREELSREIIRAMLRYLADQTHGFVGADIEALCKEAAMKALRRILPKIDLNEDTIPPEVLESVRVTMSDFKESLKEIEPSAMREVFVEVPKITWDDVGGLEDVKREIVEAVEWPLRYPEKFKKFGIRPPKGILLYGPPGTGKTLIAKAVANESEANFISVKGSELLSKWLGESEKAVRKIFRKARQVAPCIVFFDEIDAIAQMRGIDEGSRAVERVVNQLLTEMDGLEELDGVVVIGATNRPDILDPALLRPGRFDRLVYVRPPDKASRYAIFRIHTKDMPLADDVDLEELATITEGYVGADIEAVCREAVMLALRENLNAEKIEMRHFLEAIRKIRPSMTESMISFYEKFEERVKEAKRSEKALLGYG, from the coding sequence ATGGAAGAGATCACTCTGAAGGTTAATCAGGCTTACCCCAGCGATTCGGGGAGGGGTATAGCCAGACTCGATCCCGAAACGATGTTCAGGCTCAACATCTCACCCGGAGACATCATCGAGATTGAGGGGAGAAGGAAGACCGTTGCGAAGGTGTGGAGAGCACCGAAAAAGGACTGGGGCAAGGGAATAATCAGGATAGACCGCTTCATAAGGGAGAACGCGGGGGTCAGCATAGGAGATACGGTCAAGATAAGGAAGGCGGACTACAAGATAGCCAAGCAGGTCATCTTCGCCCCGCTCAAGAAGCTGGACTTCAGGATCCTCGGCGGGGATGTGGAGGGGTACCTGAAGCACCAGTTCCTGAAGAGGCCCGTCGTTGAGGGTGACATCGTCCCCGTTCTCGGAACAGCCTTCAGCTTCGGCAGGCAGCCCCAGCAGGCGGTTCTGCTTGCCGTGGTCAAGACGGAGCCCAAGGGTGCGGTTATAATAGACGAGATCACCAAGATAGTCTTCAGGGACAAGCCCGTCAAGGGCTTCGAGAGGTTCGGGAGAGGTGGAGTCACCTATGAGGACATTGGAGGCCTGAAGAAGGAGCTCCAGAAGGTCAGGGAGGTCATAGAGCTTCCGCTGAAGTATCCGGAGCTCTTCAAGAGGCTCGGCATAGACCCGCCCAAGGGCGTGCTTTTACACGGCCCTCCGGGAACGGGGAAGACCTTGATAGCTAAGGCCGTCGCGAACGAGATAGGGGCGAGCTTCTTCACGATAAACGGGCCGGAGATAATGAGCAAGTTTTATGGGGAGAGCGAGCAGAGGCTGAGGGAGATTTTTGAGGAAGCGAAGGAGAACTCTCCGAGCATCATCTTCATTGACGAGATTGACGCCATAGCCCCCAGAAGGGATGAGGTCACGGGAGAGGTCGAGAGGAGGGTCGTGGCCCAGCTTCTCACCCTGATGGACGGCCTCGAGGAGAGGGGGCAGGTCATAGTCATAGGTGCAACCAACAGGATTGAGGCCGTCGATCCTGCGTTGAGGAGGCCGGGCAGGTTCGACAGGGAGATCGAGATAGGTGTCCCTGACAGAGAGGGGAGGTTCGAGATTCTGCAGATACACACGAGGAACATGCCGCTCGAGCCGGACTACTCCTTAGAGTTCGTCATACCCGCCCTTGAAAGCCTGAGGGAGTCCCTCAGGGAGAATGGGGACGTCAGGTGGAGGGACATAGACTTCTTCATGGAAGAGGTCAGGGACATGGAGAAGGCGGACGAGATCAGGAAGGCCGTTGAGAACATGCTGCCGTCCGACCTCAGGGAGGAGCTCTCGAGGGAGATCATAAGGGCGATGCTGAGGTACCTTGCCGACCAGACCCACGGCTTCGTCGGTGCGGACATCGAAGCGCTGTGCAAGGAGGCGGCGATGAAGGCATTACGCAGGATTCTGCCCAAGATCGACCTGAACGAGGACACCATACCCCCAGAGGTTCTGGAGTCCGTGAGGGTGACTATGTCCGACTTCAAGGAGTCGCTGAAGGAGATCGAGCCATCGGCGATGAGGGAGGTGTTCGTTGAGGTTCCGAAGATAACGTGGGACGACGTTGGCGGGCTCGAGGACGTGAAGAGGGAGATCGTCGAGGCGGTGGAATGGCCCCTCAGGTACCCGGAGAAGTTCAAGAAGTTCGGGATCAGGCCGCCGAAGGGCATACTTCTCTACGGCCCTCCGGGCACGGGGAAGACCTTGATAGCTAAGGCCGTCGCGAACGAGAGCGAGGCGAACTTCATAAGCGTCAAGGGGAGCGAGCTCCTCTCGAAGTGGCTCGGTGAGAGCGAGAAGGCTGTCAGGAAGATATTCAGGAAGGCAAGGCAGGTGGCACCGTGCATAGTCTTCTTCGACGAGATTGACGCGATAGCTCAGATGAGGGGGATTGACGAGGGGAGCAGGGCTGTGGAGAGGGTGGTCAACCAGCTGCTAACCGAGATGGACGGGCTTGAAGAGCTCGATGGGGTGGTGGTGATTGGCGCGACAAACAGGCCCGACATCCTTGACCCCGCACTGCTAAGGCCCGGCAGGTTCGACAGGCTCGTCTACGTGAGGCCGCCAGACAAGGCGAGCAGGTATGCGATATTCAGGATCCACACCAAGGACATGCCCCTTGCCGATGACGTGGATCTCGAGGAGCTTGCTACAATAACCGAGGGTTACGTTGGCGCCGACATCGAGGCAGTGTGCAGGGAGGCGGTCATGCTCGCCCTCAGGGAGAACCTGAACGCTGAGAAGATAGAGATGAGGCACTTCCTTGAGGCGATAAGGAAGATCAGGCCGAGCATGACGGAGAGCATGATAAGCTTCTACGAGAAGTTTGAGGAGAGAGTGAAGGAGGCGAAAAGGAGCGAGAAGGCTCTGCTGGGCTACGGTTAG
- the larC gene encoding nickel pincer cofactor biosynthesis protein LarC, protein MMRAAIFDCFSGASGNMILASLLNVTLTERDLEDVVRKLNLNLDFEVRQVSRKGISAPLIEVSEGSGKTRTFEEVVGLIRGSELDSRVKAESLKVFERLAVAEGRVHGRDYRKAVFHEVGGDDAIFDVVSAVIGILRLMDMGYRVFTTPIMTGRGFAETMHGRYPIPAPATLEIARESRLKLVIDGEGELLTPTGAAILAHFSEGEPPNPLMVREVSYGAGSVEREVPNVLRLILAEVFERDEIAIVETNVDDMSGEDLAFAVERIMELSHDVSVIPALGKKGRPAYLIRAISDLSNAEDVARAMMEHTTTIGVRILPAYHRVKEVRRAGRVEVEVLGRQYEVGVKVAGGRAKPEYEDLRRIAVETGISMSRLREIVKREMDEAANRE, encoded by the coding sequence ATGATGAGAGCAGCAATATTTGACTGCTTTTCAGGAGCGAGCGGAAACATGATCCTCGCGTCCCTCCTCAACGTCACGCTCACCGAAAGGGATCTCGAGGATGTTGTAAGGAAGCTGAACCTCAACCTCGATTTTGAGGTCAGGCAGGTGAGCAGAAAGGGCATATCCGCCCCGCTGATCGAGGTGAGCGAGGGGAGCGGGAAAACAAGGACGTTTGAAGAGGTTGTCGGGCTGATCAGAGGTTCTGAACTGGACAGCAGAGTTAAGGCCGAGAGTCTGAAGGTGTTCGAGAGGCTCGCGGTTGCCGAGGGAAGGGTTCACGGGAGAGACTACAGGAAAGCAGTTTTCCACGAGGTTGGAGGCGATGATGCCATCTTCGACGTCGTCTCGGCCGTCATAGGCATTCTGAGGCTCATGGACATGGGATACAGGGTGTTCACCACACCGATCATGACAGGCAGGGGGTTTGCCGAGACCATGCACGGCAGATACCCCATTCCCGCTCCCGCAACGCTTGAGATCGCCAGAGAAAGCAGATTGAAGCTCGTGATCGATGGGGAGGGTGAGCTGCTCACGCCAACAGGGGCTGCCATCTTAGCCCACTTCTCCGAGGGGGAGCCGCCGAACCCTCTTATGGTGAGGGAGGTTAGCTACGGAGCGGGGAGCGTGGAGAGAGAGGTTCCCAACGTCCTCAGGCTGATTCTCGCCGAAGTTTTTGAGAGAGATGAGATAGCGATTGTCGAAACGAATGTGGACGATATGAGCGGGGAGGATCTGGCCTTCGCGGTGGAGAGGATAATGGAGCTCAGCCACGACGTTTCCGTGATACCTGCTCTCGGAAAGAAGGGGAGGCCTGCTTACCTTATCAGGGCGATAAGCGACCTGAGCAATGCTGAGGATGTTGCGAGGGCCATGATGGAGCACACCACCACCATAGGCGTGAGGATACTCCCGGCGTACCACAGGGTCAAGGAGGTCAGGAGGGCTGGGAGAGTTGAGGTCGAGGTGCTGGGAAGACAATATGAGGTAGGAGTCAAGGTCGCAGGGGGGAGGGCTAAGCCAGAGTACGAGGATCTCAGGAGGATAGCGGTCGAGACCGGGATTAGCATGAGCAGGCTGAGGGAGATCGTGAAGAGGGAGATGGATGAAGCTGCCAACCGGGAGTAA
- the radB gene encoding DNA repair and recombination protein RadB, protein MKLPTGSKCIDELLSGGVETACVTQIYGESGTGKTSFCLMLSYNTAKSHKVAYIDTEGLSGERIDQIFQEKELLKNVFIYEVFDFRQQSTAIREVSKLVKGEDVKLVVIDSLTALYRSELEDEKRQLKMKRELTSQLTFLLGIARKHDLAVVFTNQMFTDIGTGVIKPLGGPSIDHLSKTIISFEKSGNERVARLIKHRSRPEGIYCFFKITDRGIEP, encoded by the coding sequence ATGAAGCTGCCAACCGGGAGTAAGTGCATAGATGAGCTCCTCTCAGGAGGGGTGGAGACCGCCTGTGTCACGCAGATTTACGGGGAAAGCGGCACGGGAAAAACGTCGTTCTGCCTGATGCTGTCCTACAACACCGCGAAGAGCCACAAGGTCGCGTACATAGACACAGAGGGTCTTTCAGGCGAGAGGATAGACCAGATTTTTCAGGAAAAGGAGCTGCTAAAGAACGTGTTCATTTACGAGGTCTTTGACTTCAGACAGCAGAGCACGGCGATCAGGGAAGTGTCAAAGCTCGTGAAGGGCGAGGACGTGAAGCTTGTGGTGATAGACTCCCTCACCGCTTTGTACAGGAGCGAGCTTGAGGACGAGAAGAGGCAGCTGAAGATGAAGAGGGAGCTCACCTCCCAGCTCACGTTCCTCCTCGGAATTGCGAGGAAGCACGACCTTGCAGTGGTGTTCACGAACCAGATGTTCACGGATATAGGCACGGGGGTGATAAAGCCCCTCGGAGGCCCGAGCATAGACCACCTGTCAAAAACAATAATCTCGTTCGAGAAGAGCGGAAACGAGAGGGTTGCGAGGCTCATCAAGCACAGGTCGAGGCCTGAAGGCATCTACTGCTTTTTCAAAATCACCGACAGGGGCATAGAGCCTTAG
- the feoB gene encoding ferrous iron transport protein B, whose translation MHCHGSSDIIECYDVLLVGNPNVGKSVIFHRLTGRYADVSNYPGTTVDIMVGRIKSLGMSIADLPGMYSFFSITEEERVAKRILLSSRPKVVVNVVDAKNIDRSLPLTLQLIDSCFKVILVLNAMDEAEKIGMRIDARKLERRLGIPVITTVATKGKGIRELVEKIREVSEGEQEKKTFRFSDDLERAIEEVEEKIEGEHAVSRRILAILALANDEDVIDEYGLDREFLSRIRHRFGRSPAFHLALDYQRISSEILSGVVSYEEKKRRYYDRINELSLNPVTAIPMSLLALVLLYLFAGVLGAQIFVDAIETWYETYINVPLNSWLKANVPSYWARELIGGEYGVITLGLRYAIAIVFPIVTMFFLAFSLLEDSGFLPRMAMLLDRLFKKVGLSGRAVIPLILGLGCGTMAVIVTRVLESRRERMIATLMLAVAIPCSAQLGIMLGIAPDFTSLMLWAGVVFGILIAIGLLASKYMPGENPVFYMEIPPLRMPSISNVFMKTFSRLEWYIKEVIPIFVMISVAIWVGRITGIFDLVISALTYPSRFLGLPDKMAEVFLYGFFRRDYGTAGLYDLISSGLLDYSQVIVAMVTLTLFVPCVAQFSAMAKERGIRFAAVTFLTALTIAFTTGYILRLALEVIM comes from the coding sequence ATGCACTGCCATGGGTCAAGCGACATCATCGAATGCTACGACGTGCTGCTGGTGGGCAACCCCAATGTTGGAAAGAGCGTGATATTCCACAGGCTCACCGGCAGGTACGCGGACGTCTCCAACTACCCGGGAACAACGGTGGACATAATGGTAGGGAGGATAAAGAGCCTCGGAATGAGCATAGCAGACCTGCCGGGAATGTACTCCTTCTTCTCGATAACCGAAGAGGAGAGGGTCGCGAAGAGGATTCTCCTGAGCTCGAGGCCCAAGGTCGTCGTGAACGTCGTGGATGCGAAGAACATAGACAGAAGCCTGCCATTGACCCTCCAGCTTATCGACTCGTGCTTCAAGGTCATCCTCGTGCTCAACGCGATGGATGAGGCCGAGAAGATTGGGATGAGGATAGACGCGAGGAAGCTTGAGAGGAGGCTCGGAATTCCAGTCATCACCACAGTTGCGACAAAGGGGAAGGGCATCAGGGAGCTCGTGGAGAAGATCAGGGAGGTATCTGAAGGCGAGCAGGAGAAGAAGACATTCAGATTCTCGGATGACCTCGAAAGGGCGATAGAGGAGGTGGAGGAGAAGATTGAGGGTGAGCATGCAGTAAGCAGGAGGATACTCGCGATCCTTGCCCTCGCCAACGACGAGGATGTTATCGATGAGTACGGCCTCGACAGGGAGTTCCTCAGCAGAATCAGGCACAGGTTTGGGAGGTCTCCTGCATTCCACCTCGCGCTTGACTACCAGAGAATCTCCTCCGAGATTCTGAGCGGAGTCGTCAGCTACGAGGAGAAAAAGAGGAGGTACTACGACAGGATCAACGAGCTCAGCCTGAACCCCGTAACTGCAATCCCAATGTCCCTTCTGGCCCTCGTCCTTCTGTACCTCTTCGCCGGAGTTCTCGGGGCGCAGATCTTTGTGGACGCCATCGAGACGTGGTACGAGACGTACATAAACGTCCCCCTCAACTCGTGGCTCAAGGCGAACGTCCCAAGCTACTGGGCGAGGGAGCTAATAGGAGGGGAGTACGGGGTGATAACCCTCGGACTGAGGTACGCAATAGCGATAGTCTTTCCCATCGTTACCATGTTCTTCCTCGCCTTCTCCCTCCTCGAGGACTCTGGCTTCCTGCCGAGAATGGCCATGCTCCTCGACAGGCTGTTCAAGAAGGTCGGCCTGAGCGGGAGGGCTGTCATACCCCTGATCCTCGGACTCGGGTGCGGGACGATGGCAGTGATTGTCACGAGGGTGCTCGAGTCGAGGAGGGAGAGGATGATAGCCACGCTCATGCTCGCAGTTGCCATACCATGCTCAGCCCAGCTGGGGATAATGCTCGGAATCGCCCCGGACTTCACCTCGCTGATGCTCTGGGCCGGGGTGGTGTTCGGGATTCTAATTGCGATAGGCCTGCTCGCCTCCAAGTACATGCCCGGAGAGAATCCGGTCTTCTATATGGAGATCCCACCGCTCAGGATGCCGTCCATCTCAAACGTGTTCATGAAGACGTTCTCGAGGCTCGAGTGGTACATCAAGGAGGTCATCCCCATATTCGTCATGATCAGCGTCGCGATATGGGTTGGAAGGATCACGGGCATCTTCGACCTTGTGATCTCGGCCCTCACGTATCCATCGAGATTCCTCGGCCTGCCGGACAAGATGGCGGAGGTGTTCCTGTACGGATTCTTCAGGAGGGACTACGGCACCGCAGGGCTCTACGACCTGATCTCGTCCGGCCTGCTTGACTACTCTCAGGTGATCGTGGCCATGGTTACGCTGACGCTCTTCGTGCCCTGTGTGGCACAGTTTTCTGCGATGGCCAAGGAGAGGGGAATTAGGTTCGCGGCAGTCACGTTTTTAACCGCGCTGACAATAGCATTCACAACCGGATACATACTCAGGCTCGCCTTAGAGGTGATCATGTGA
- a CDS encoding metal-dependent transcriptional regulator, translating into MRKNGEELENLLKEIYVRTVENEESFEIEDSRLREELRRLGYIDDHGRLTEMGLERAKKIIRLHRLAERLLHDVLRASEHEVESSACRFEHVISEEVEEAICTLLGHPTVCPHGREIPRGECCIRGEEEVKSLVVRLTSLSPGEEGEIKYLSGDEDIIKKIISIGLLPGKRIRVLRVFPTFLVQVGNTQIALDEKIGEAIHVMRV; encoded by the coding sequence GTGAGGAAAAACGGGGAAGAGCTGGAGAACCTGCTGAAGGAGATCTACGTGAGAACTGTTGAGAATGAGGAGAGCTTCGAGATTGAGGACAGCAGGCTCAGAGAAGAGCTCAGGAGGCTCGGATACATAGACGATCACGGCAGGCTGACCGAAATGGGTCTCGAGAGGGCGAAGAAGATAATAAGGCTCCACAGGCTTGCTGAAAGGCTGCTGCACGATGTTCTCAGGGCGAGCGAGCATGAAGTTGAGAGCTCTGCATGCAGGTTCGAGCACGTGATAAGCGAGGAGGTTGAGGAGGCGATCTGCACACTCCTCGGGCATCCCACAGTCTGTCCCCACGGCAGGGAGATACCGAGGGGAGAGTGCTGCATAAGGGGAGAGGAGGAGGTCAAGAGCCTCGTTGTCAGGCTCACCTCCCTGTCTCCGGGGGAGGAGGGTGAGATAAAGTACCTGTCCGGGGACGAGGACATCATAAAGAAAATCATCTCAATAGGCCTCCTTCCCGGGAAGAGGATCAGAGTCCTGAGGGTGTTCCCAACATTCCTCGTTCAGGTTGGCAACACGCAGATCGCCCTCGACGAGAAAATTGGAGAGGCAATACACGTAATGAGGGTATGA
- a CDS encoding rubrerythrin family protein produces the protein MSTEENLKGAFAGESQASVKYRIFAELAKEKGLRNLARVFEAFSFSEFVHAKNHLKNLRDLDDPVANLEEAIKGETYEVEEMYPKFYEEAIKENKKRAATSFRWAMEAEKEHAEVYRRLKVLVESGRDKAFEEKIYVCPTCGYIFVGEAPEVCPLCSVSRETFRVF, from the coding sequence ATGTCAACCGAGGAAAACCTTAAGGGTGCCTTTGCAGGCGAGAGTCAGGCCAGCGTGAAGTACAGGATCTTTGCCGAGCTGGCAAAGGAGAAGGGGTTGAGAAACCTCGCGAGAGTTTTTGAGGCTTTCTCCTTCTCAGAGTTCGTTCACGCCAAAAACCACCTCAAGAACCTAAGGGATCTGGACGATCCTGTTGCCAACCTTGAGGAGGCCATTAAGGGCGAGACCTACGAGGTCGAGGAGATGTACCCGAAGTTCTACGAGGAGGCGATAAAGGAGAACAAAAAGAGGGCAGCAACGTCTTTCAGATGGGCGATGGAGGCGGAGAAGGAGCATGCGGAAGTCTACAGGAGGCTCAAGGTTCTTGTGGAGAGCGGAAGGGACAAGGCGTTTGAGGAGAAGATTTACGTCTGCCCGACGTGCGGCTACATATTCGTCGGCGAGGCTCCGGAGGTCTGCCCGCTCTGCAGCGTCTCCAGGGAGACCTTCAGGGTCTTCTGA
- a CDS encoding zinc ribbon domain-containing protein — MSGRGRSSGENYRAITLRLEPTKKQKRLLERNLQTVVKMLEISRYEFQKQIYHKFKEEQFDVSSRLLDLMVQRISKSLMSNKVLPLDERNYKFVNPSGRGWFIEVLLRSAKGRSRKEAKELIPICRTDNKYYSDIIDGTAYPAVIYQQGDDYFLTVTIPVEKRWEDERPVVVIGIDLNQRKHAASLYNPETGRFEWNTFFDLEPVDRKIKEIQRKISQIQRGRKPTELTEEEREQINKLYERIRKVIDKGHGDFIRKLLEVADAYWEKGYDVVFAVEELKGITKRAGKDYAPFNRWLHSQWCYRRFGILLDSRQYEVVEVSPAYTSKLCHRCGSEVKIHGKHKRLITCPSCGLKDFSRDLNSARNIAIKAYKEFYAKRAKDAGNVEMEADAGIAG; from the coding sequence GTGAGTGGGCGAGGCAGGAGCTCGGGAGAGAATTACAGGGCAATAACGCTTAGGCTTGAGCCAACTAAGAAACAAAAAAGACTCCTTGAACGAAATCTTCAGACTGTTGTGAAAATGCTTGAGATCTCCCGATACGAATTCCAGAAGCAGATATACCACAAATTTAAGGAAGAGCAGTTTGACGTGTCGTCGAGACTGCTTGACTTAATGGTTCAGAGGATCTCTAAGAGCCTTATGTCCAACAAAGTGCTACCACTTGACGAAAGAAACTACAAGTTCGTGAATCCTAGTGGGAGAGGCTGGTTCATTGAAGTTCTCTTAAGGAGCGCAAAAGGAAGGTCGAGAAAAGAGGCAAAAGAGCTGATCCCAATATGCAGAACTGACAACAAGTATTACTCGGACATAATAGACGGCACTGCGTATCCGGCCGTGATATATCAGCAGGGTGATGACTACTTCCTAACAGTCACAATTCCCGTTGAGAAGAGGTGGGAGGATGAGAGGCCAGTAGTCGTCATAGGTATAGACCTCAACCAGAGGAAGCACGCCGCCTCGCTCTACAACCCAGAAACGGGCAGGTTCGAGTGGAACACGTTCTTCGACCTCGAGCCCGTGGATAGAAAAATAAAGGAGATCCAGAGAAAAATCAGTCAGATCCAGAGAGGGAGGAAGCCCACTGAGCTGACGGAGGAAGAGCGGGAGCAGATCAACAAGCTTTACGAGAGGATCAGGAAGGTTATTGACAAGGGCCACGGAGACTTCATCCGGAAGCTGTTGGAGGTCGCCGATGCCTACTGGGAAAAGGGCTACGATGTCGTGTTCGCGGTGGAGGAGCTGAAGGGCATCACGAAGAGAGCTGGAAAGGATTACGCCCCGTTCAACAGGTGGCTCCACTCCCAGTGGTGCTACAGGAGGTTTGGGATCCTCTTGGACAGCCGTCAGTACGAGGTTGTGGAGGTGAGTCCAGCGTACACCTCGAAGCTCTGCCACAGGTGTGGGAGCGAGGTTAAGATTCACGGAAAGCACAAGAGGCTGATAACGTGCCCGTCCTGCGGGCTAAAGGACTTCAGCAGAGACCTGAACTCCGCGAGGAACATCGCCATTAAGGCTTACAAGGAGTTTTACGCAAAAAGGGCAAAAGATGCCGGTAACGTGGAGATGGAGGCAGATGCGGGGATTGCCGGATAG
- a CDS encoding ABC transporter permease, with translation MSIARILSLKAFRDLKAQKWQFMAVVFLVFLGVALYTSFYMSYLNLGKTYDRFYEKTNFEDLAVILNPSSPAPASLLSEVRKIDGVEEVYGRIVHYATFEREGSRITLKLLSLPEKLEVNRLVIVEGRYPEPEEKAAVILKKFADYHGIKVGESISVDIGGRRVNLKVVGLAFSPEFIWIVESGSWITTPKTFGVAYVPQKVLEDTLGIGSAVSEVHVTVYDDSRVDEVLNRVTEIFADYGISASYKREDQPSNKLVKMDLDGFRELSFMFPSFFLFVSALMVYVLLSRVVREQTGSIAVMRALGYSRKDILLHYLTHSAVIGVVGSLTGVAGGYLISIFMTAEYTKLLNVPFYVAEVHGDVMLQGLAIGLIVPLVAGISTAYAASKIDPAIAMRGVSEDAKRIRLDRVFELLGRISMLTKLSLRNIFRSPRRAAYSLLGVAASVTLILASMVFLDANDFAISTQFDRITTYDMKIYTSDPEVYRAVKNMPEVQEVAKVIETWIVFEKGGVTKSSTLYAIGHDQGLLNLYDAGGRQHHPPPKGIVMPKVIASKLSVAEEESLKALTEFGRMNVRVSEIYNQPLTAACYADILHFSKKAGIEFNALLVKFRPGFEEQGKGRISDMDGIRTDSIDDLREYVDEIMTFFYVFIYFTLLFGASLGFASIFNTTMINVLERRREIATLRMLGYTTREIAFSLLIEVVVIGVIGIVVGIPLGYLAAKLLFQSFQSEMYYMPFVIYPRTYILTAAVTFVVLLASLIPGVRYVARMEIEKVTKEMVS, from the coding sequence ATGAGCATCGCAAGGATTCTCAGCCTGAAGGCATTCAGGGACCTCAAGGCCCAGAAGTGGCAGTTCATGGCCGTGGTCTTTCTGGTCTTTCTTGGTGTAGCTTTATACACGTCGTTCTACATGTCCTACCTCAATCTGGGAAAAACGTATGACAGGTTCTACGAAAAAACCAACTTTGAGGATCTTGCGGTAATACTCAACCCCTCCTCTCCTGCGCCAGCCAGTCTTCTGTCTGAGGTGAGGAAGATTGACGGAGTTGAGGAGGTTTATGGCAGAATTGTCCATTATGCCACGTTTGAAAGGGAGGGCAGCAGAATAACCCTCAAGCTGCTGTCCCTGCCAGAGAAGCTTGAAGTAAACAGGCTCGTAATTGTCGAGGGCAGGTATCCTGAGCCTGAAGAAAAAGCTGCTGTCATCCTGAAGAAGTTTGCCGACTACCACGGCATAAAGGTTGGGGAGAGTATTTCTGTGGACATCGGCGGGAGAAGGGTGAACCTCAAGGTTGTAGGTCTTGCATTCTCTCCTGAGTTCATATGGATTGTGGAGTCCGGAAGCTGGATCACAACTCCCAAGACGTTTGGGGTAGCCTATGTTCCGCAGAAAGTGCTTGAAGACACTCTTGGGATAGGCAGCGCGGTGAGTGAGGTTCACGTTACAGTTTACGACGACAGCAGGGTGGATGAGGTGCTGAACAGGGTTACGGAAATCTTCGCAGACTACGGCATTTCCGCCAGCTACAAGAGAGAAGACCAGCCCAGCAACAAACTCGTCAAGATGGATCTCGATGGATTCAGAGAGCTCTCGTTCATGTTTCCGAGCTTCTTTCTCTTCGTTTCCGCATTAATGGTCTATGTGCTGCTTTCAAGGGTGGTCAGGGAACAGACAGGGAGCATAGCAGTTATGAGAGCCCTCGGTTACAGCAGAAAAGACATCCTGCTGCACTACCTGACCCACTCTGCAGTTATAGGCGTGGTGGGGTCTCTCACAGGGGTGGCTGGAGGGTACCTAATCTCAATTTTCATGACTGCTGAGTACACAAAGCTGCTGAACGTCCCGTTTTACGTTGCGGAAGTTCATGGAGACGTGATGCTGCAGGGTCTGGCGATAGGCCTGATCGTTCCGCTTGTTGCGGGAATTTCGACGGCCTATGCAGCGTCGAAGATAGATCCGGCTATAGCCATGAGAGGCGTGAGTGAGGACGCAAAGAGGATCAGGCTTGATAGGGTTTTCGAGCTCTTGGGCAGAATCTCGATGCTCACGAAGCTATCTCTCAGAAACATCTTCAGAAGCCCGCGGAGAGCCGCTTACTCCCTGCTTGGAGTGGCGGCCAGCGTAACTCTAATTCTGGCGTCGATGGTCTTCTTGGATGCCAACGACTTTGCTATATCAACTCAATTCGACAGGATCACGACCTATGACATGAAGATTTACACGTCTGATCCAGAGGTTTACAGGGCTGTTAAGAACATGCCGGAGGTTCAGGAGGTTGCCAAGGTAATTGAGACCTGGATAGTCTTTGAGAAAGGCGGAGTGACCAAAAGCTCGACCCTGTATGCTATCGGGCACGATCAGGGTCTTCTTAACCTCTATGATGCTGGGGGAAGGCAGCACCACCCTCCGCCCAAGGGCATTGTTATGCCTAAAGTAATTGCATCGAAGCTCAGCGTGGCCGAAGAGGAAAGCCTGAAAGCCCTCACTGAGTTTGGCAGGATGAATGTCAGGGTGTCGGAGATCTACAACCAGCCCCTAACCGCAGCATGCTATGCCGACATCCTCCACTTCTCCAAAAAGGCAGGCATTGAATTCAACGCTCTCCTTGTTAAATTCAGGCCGGGATTTGAGGAGCAGGGGAAGGGCAGGATTTCGGATATGGATGGCATAAGAACGGACTCGATAGACGACCTCAGGGAGTATGTGGATGAGATAATGACCTTCTTCTACGTCTTCATATACTTCACCCTTCTATTTGGCGCATCTCTCGGTTTCGCGTCAATATTCAACACCACGATGATTAACGTCCTTGAGAGGAGGCGAGAGATCGCCACTCTCAGAATGCTCGGCTACACAACCAGAGAGATCGCTTTCAGCCTGCTGATAGAGGTTGTAGTTATCGGTGTGATAGGGATAGTGGTCGGAATTCCCCTTGGATACCTCGCGGCGAAACTGCTCTTTCAGTCATTCCAGAGCGAGATGTACTACATGCCGTTCGTAATCTATCCGAGGACGTATATTCTGACGGCAGCTGTCACGTTCGTCGTTCTCCTCGCCTCCCTTATTCCGGGAGTGAGGTATGTGGCGAGAATGGAGATTGAGAAGGTGACGAAAGAGATGGTGAGCTGA